A genomic stretch from Hemibagrus wyckioides isolate EC202008001 linkage group LG02, SWU_Hwy_1.0, whole genome shotgun sequence includes:
- the emp2 gene encoding epithelial membrane protein 2 has product MLVILAFIILFHIISAILLFIATIQNAWWFTTNGNFYTDLWYICNVTCVGTPGSASEDSGYLQAVQAAMILATILCCVDFFVFILQLFRLKQGERFVFTAIIQLLSSLCVMIAASIYTAERTGFQDKRVQQGDYGYSYVLAWVAFPMTLISGLMYLVLRKRK; this is encoded by the exons ATGTTGGTGATTTTGGCTTTCATCATCCTCTTTCACATTATTTCAGCGATTCTGCTTTTCATAGCAACAATCCAGAAT GCTTGGTGGTTTACAACAAACGGTAACTTCTACACTGATCTTTGGTACATCTGCAACGTCACTTGTGTAGGGACTCCAGGAAGTGCCTCCGAGGACTCAG GATATCTTCAGGCCGTGCAGGCTGCCATGATCCTAGCCACGATCCTGTGCTGCGTGGACTTCTTTGTCTTCATCCTCCAGCTTTTCCGTCTGAAGCAGGGCGAGAGATTTGTCTTCACGGCCATTATCCAGCTCTTGTCCT CGCTGTGTGTGATGATCGCCGCGTCCATCTACACGGCCGAGCGGACGGGTTTCCAGGACAAGCGTGTACAACAGGGGGACTACGGCTACTCCTACGTGCTCGCCTGGGTGGCCTTCCCCATGACGTTAATCAGCGGCCTCATGTATTTAGTGCTGCGCAAGCGCAAGTAG